In a genomic window of Mycobacteriales bacterium:
- a CDS encoding NAD(P)/FAD-dependent oxidoreductase, producing the protein MDLPARAEVIVIGAGHNGLVAAAILARAGLDVLIVEAADTVGGAARTEAPFRSLPQLRQSTGAYLLGLMPPELLQLLDVRLPLLRRDPHYFLPTLSGRRLLFGRDRGAVKAQFVEFFSAADWVADEALNAELAALRHDLAPAWLAEPLTTEETAERYIRPDLRGIFVELCCGSVLDYLERFGFRDELLIAMYAVTDGLSGLAGGIDTPGSGHNFLVHNMCRLPDADGTWMIVRGGMGTVTQTFADVAARAGAVIRTGLTVARIDVTAGSADGVTLADGRSVHADAVLACVDPFRLDSLVRLPAPLRSRVMEFARPGSTLKVNLALSGLPRFSCQRPGDRSPLGATIHLLPEERPLAAVRRVWTDVSQGKLPEFPTIEWYVHTTVDPSLQDPGGHHSAALFVQSVPYQPAGSSWVNEIDGYVEHLLGICDRFAPGTSELVVDTFPLAPPDIERHFGITHGHIHHVDNGVAFADRMPYVTGIDGLYAGGAGCHPAGSVIGAAGHNAAQRILDDLGRTGRGGAGS; encoded by the coding sequence GTGGATCTGCCCGCCCGTGCCGAAGTGATCGTGATCGGCGCCGGGCACAACGGGCTCGTAGCCGCGGCCATCCTCGCCCGCGCCGGTTTGGATGTGCTGATCGTCGAGGCGGCCGACACCGTCGGAGGGGCAGCCCGCACCGAGGCGCCCTTCCGCTCCCTCCCCCAGCTGCGCCAATCCACCGGCGCTTATCTGCTCGGCCTGATGCCACCTGAGCTGCTTCAGCTCCTGGACGTCCGGCTACCTCTGCTCCGTCGCGATCCGCACTACTTCCTGCCGACGCTGTCCGGACGCAGGCTGCTCTTCGGACGTGATCGCGGCGCTGTGAAGGCACAGTTCGTGGAGTTCTTCTCGGCGGCCGACTGGGTCGCGGATGAAGCGCTGAACGCGGAACTCGCCGCCCTGCGACACGATCTCGCGCCTGCATGGCTCGCCGAGCCCCTCACGACCGAAGAGACCGCGGAGCGCTACATCCGGCCAGATCTCCGCGGGATCTTCGTCGAACTTTGCTGCGGCTCGGTGCTCGACTACCTCGAACGCTTCGGATTCCGCGACGAGTTGCTCATCGCGATGTACGCCGTGACCGACGGTCTCTCCGGCCTCGCCGGGGGAATCGATACACCGGGCTCGGGTCACAACTTTCTGGTGCACAACATGTGCCGGCTCCCCGACGCCGACGGCACCTGGATGATCGTCCGGGGCGGGATGGGAACCGTCACGCAGACCTTCGCAGATGTTGCCGCCCGAGCCGGCGCCGTCATCCGTACCGGTTTGACGGTGGCCCGGATCGACGTAACCGCCGGCTCAGCGGACGGTGTCACGCTCGCCGACGGGCGCAGCGTCCACGCCGATGCCGTCCTCGCCTGCGTGGACCCGTTCCGTCTCGACTCACTCGTCCGGCTGCCAGCGCCACTACGCAGCCGGGTGATGGAATTTGCCCGCCCCGGTTCGACACTCAAGGTGAACCTGGCCCTCTCCGGATTGCCGAGATTCAGCTGTCAAAGACCCGGCGACCGCAGCCCACTCGGCGCCACGATTCATCTGCTTCCCGAGGAGCGTCCGCTGGCGGCCGTGCGCCGGGTCTGGACCGACGTGTCGCAAGGCAAGCTCCCGGAATTCCCAACCATCGAGTGGTACGTCCATACGACGGTTGACCCGTCCCTCCAGGACCCGGGTGGCCACCATTCCGCAGCCCTTTTCGTGCAATCGGTTCCCTACCAGCCGGCCGGTTCGAGCTGGGTGAACGAGATCGACGGCTACGTCGAGCATCTGCTCGGAATCTGCGACCGGTTCGCGCCCGGAACATCAGAGCTCGTAGTCGACACATTCCCGCTCGCCCCACCGGACATCGAGCGCCATTTCGGCATAACCCACGGCCATATCCATCACGTCGACAACGGGGTGGCCTTCGCCGACCGAATGCCCTACGTCACCGGGATCGACGGTCTCTACGCCGGCGGCGCCGGGTGCCATCCCGCAGGCTCGGTGATCGGAGCGGCCGGCCACAACGCTGCCCAGCGCATCCTCGACGATCTAGGTCGAACCGGCCGCGGGGGCGCCGGCAGCTGA